A genome region from Penicillium psychrofluorescens genome assembly, chromosome: 3 includes the following:
- a CDS encoding uncharacterized protein (ID:PFLUO_004911-T1.cds;~source:funannotate): MKLVHLAAGLLIPVLAHAAPTSSKPVHPKVKGTPKVLGLVTDPSLDRDSCGSAKFNDRVLWVCRDTQNWGPDGLPTFPLITSSASWTEYNSHGGPRLVTPAGADTAEYLMYGDNHNQSFYPLLYDECNETQSGQCGDLSRYALWPDSPPMVTMTNPDASVLAYTWVKKSHIMPDLSTLISDPATSLYRVNYVPYRDGPTGLPQVEIVNETFWGENEIPYGDYGNVVQDGTAYLYGQNSNGTIALAKVDPLNVEKKWMYEYWASGSWTSQQPASDDPSINIPSVTAGGQGTFYWSDTWQSFVWIGQHSQSVSADFYITTAPQPQGPWTEPVNFYSGVNGNYTLGGYTLQAHPSLTTPWGNDIYMTYTKTDVVDGQAIYSHPLIHVQWE; the protein is encoded by the coding sequence ATGAAGCTAGTACATCTAGCAGCAGGCCTATTGATCCCTGTGCTTGCTCATGCTGCGCCAACCTCTTCAAAACCAGTCCATCCCAAGGTCAAGGGCACACCAAAAGTACTCGGACTTGTGACAGATCCGTCGCTGGATCGAGACTCATGCGGCTCTGCCAAATTCAATGACCGTGTCCTCTGGGTGTGTCGAGATACACAGAATTGGGGACCAGACGGTCTGCCGACATTCCCACTCATCACCAGCTCCGCCTCATGGACGGAGTACAACTCGCACGGCGGACCGCGTCTCGTCACGCCCGCTGGCGCAGACACCGCTGAGTACCTGATGTATGGCGACAATCACAACCAGTCATTCTACCCCCTTCTTTACGACGAGTGCAACGAGACGCAATCGGGTCAATGCGGCGATCTTTCACGCTACGCTCTTTGGCCAGACAGTCCTCCCATGGTTACTATGACCAATCCGGATGCATCGGTGCTAGCATACACGTGGGTGAAAAAGAGCCACATCATGCCTGATCTATCTACCCTAATCTCTGACCCGGCTACGTCCCTCTATCGTGTCAATTATGTCCCCTACCGCGATGGTCCCACCGGTCTTCCGCAGGTGGAAATCGTGAACGAGACCTTTTGGGGAGAAAATGAGATCCCCTACGGAGACTATGGTAATGTCGTCCAAGACGGAACAGCCTATCTATATGGCCAAAACTCCAACGGGACCATTGCGCTTGCCAAGGTGGACCCGCTGAACGTTGAGAAGAAATGGATGTATGAGTATTGGGCTAGTGGCTCCTGGACGTCGCAGCAACCTGCGAGCGATGATCCAAGCATCAATATCCCCAGCGTCACGGCCGGTGGTCAGGGCACCTTCTACTGGTCCGATACATGGCAGTCATTTGTGTGGATCGGCCAGCATAGTCAGTCTGTCTCGGCAGATTTTTACATCACCACTGCCCCTCAACCGCAGGGGCCGTGGACGGAGCCTGTCAATTTTTATTCGGGTGTCAATGGGAACTATACCCTGGGTGGTTACACACTGCAGGCACATCCTTCTCTTACAACGCCGTGGGGCAATGATATTTACATGACATATACCAAGACGGATGTTGTGGATGGACAGGCTATTTATTCTCATCCGTTAATTCATGTGCAATGGGAATGA